One segment of bacterium DNA contains the following:
- a CDS encoding tetratricopeptide repeat protein, with the protein MILKNNKLYLFSAIFASCFLLSFQAEQDSVYVRLNRIKALENTGYYSQALNKYKNMHKQHPKNGRIFVYYKNLCLKTGQYGTAEKLIRERLVFFPDDISLRSSLASVLYKKGEHQKAFDVWNSIIDRASRSIYTYQIVAGSMIRERLFDKAVEVFEKAKKKTGRPDIFSLSIADLYISQLSFSKAGKELSLLLVSYPDFLPFVQSRIDRIPSVSSALNPLIKQSEKAAGKHPENSALKKYLVSLYIKAGLYDKAVKTEWMIAKTEKQGGVKMLYSLAQKLYSREEYKRAFSLLTDIEKRFPDSHEMIKIIFLEAKCLEAAKENEKSALKYNKIANKFPKSVYASVSLLRKGKILMEKLNDPQKAKEAFNRLIVYYPRSRETADARLYLGECELSLGNFKKAEEAFKKLRKKYLKYDKLWVRCTYLLGRTLFFQGHAKESLKILKEFTTKPISPDGLQNPRLNDGLELYIFLSENYKKNPEQTAVLSRAEFLNFKREYSKAVSSLDSLISSWPENKVTARGMILKSDILFKQGKIKPAIKTLSLLRKRFSGTGFDEKAAEKTGAFLEKSGKTEAAVKQYEDFLETFPYSLLAGNVRERLRELKEKLR; encoded by the coding sequence TTGATTCTGAAAAACAATAAATTATACCTGTTCTCCGCTATTTTTGCATCCTGTTTTCTCCTCTCTTTTCAAGCAGAACAGGATTCTGTCTATGTAAGACTGAACAGGATTAAAGCTCTTGAAAACACAGGGTACTATTCCCAGGCTCTGAATAAATACAAAAACATGCACAAACAGCACCCGAAAAACGGAAGAATTTTTGTTTATTATAAAAACCTCTGCCTGAAAACAGGGCAGTACGGAACAGCAGAAAAATTGATAAGAGAACGGCTCGTTTTCTTCCCTGATGACATTTCTCTGAGATCTTCTCTTGCTTCTGTTTTGTATAAAAAAGGAGAGCATCAAAAAGCCTTTGATGTATGGAACAGCATTATAGACAGGGCTTCCCGAAGTATTTATACATATCAGATTGTTGCGGGAAGCATGATCAGGGAAAGGCTTTTTGACAAAGCAGTTGAAGTATTTGAAAAAGCAAAGAAAAAAACAGGCCGGCCGGATATATTTTCTCTCAGCATCGCAGATCTTTACATTTCGCAGCTCAGCTTTTCCAAAGCCGGAAAAGAGCTGTCACTCTTACTTGTTTCATATCCTGATTTTCTGCCTTTTGTTCAGTCCCGTATTGACCGGATACCTTCCGTTTCCAGCGCTCTTAACCCCCTTATCAAACAGAGTGAAAAAGCAGCGGGAAAGCATCCGGAAAATAGTGCGCTGAAAAAGTACCTTGTATCTCTGTACATAAAAGCAGGCCTCTATGACAAAGCAGTTAAAACCGAATGGATGATTGCAAAAACTGAAAAGCAGGGCGGAGTGAAAATGCTGTACTCCCTTGCACAAAAACTCTATTCCAGAGAAGAGTATAAAAGAGCGTTCTCTCTTTTAACTGATATTGAAAAACGATTCCCTGATTCTCATGAAATGATAAAAATTATTTTTCTTGAAGCAAAATGCCTTGAGGCCGCTAAAGAAAATGAAAAATCCGCGTTAAAGTACAATAAGATTGCAAACAAGTTTCCAAAATCTGTTTATGCATCGGTCTCCCTTCTACGGAAGGGAAAAATTTTAATGGAAAAACTCAATGATCCGCAAAAGGCAAAAGAGGCCTTTAATAGACTTATTGTGTACTATCCCCGCTCAAGAGAAACAGCAGACGCTCGTCTTTATCTTGGAGAGTGTGAGCTGTCTCTCGGCAATTTTAAAAAAGCTGAAGAGGCATTTAAAAAACTGCGGAAAAAATATTTAAAATACGATAAATTATGGGTTAGATGTACATATCTCCTCGGAAGAACTCTGTTTTTTCAGGGACACGCCAAAGAGAGTCTTAAAATTTTAAAAGAATTTACAACAAAACCGATATCCCCTGACGGGCTTCAGAATCCGAGACTTAATGACGGCCTTGAACTCTACATCTTTCTTTCGGAAAATTATAAAAAGAACCCTGAACAGACTGCAGTTCTCAGCCGTGCCGAATTTCTTAATTTTAAAAGAGAATATTCAAAAGCTGTAAGCTCCCTTGATTCTCTTATCTCATCATGGCCTGAAAACAAAGTTACAGCCCGCGGAATGATTTTAAAAAGCGATATTCTCTTCAAGCAGGGTAAAATTAAACCTGCCATCAAGACTCTTTCCCTTTTAAGAAAACGATTTTCCGGTACCGGCTTTGATGAAAAAGCAGCGGAAAAAACCGGTGCGTTCTTAGAAAAATCCGGTAAAACAGAAGCAGCAGTAAAACAGTACGAGGATTTCCTTGAAACCTTTCCTTATAGCCTTCTTGCAGGCAACGTAAGAGAACGTTTAAGGGAGCTTAAGGAGAAGTTGAGATGA
- a CDS encoding asparagine synthetase B encodes MKYLTKIFILILLSAEILFAQKLLIPMDLSQTDHLKSYGVAYSALSQEINVEWLLNFRGGSFLLDANNDIIRECRIKGVRYEIKSLQEAAEIYSKIKKSNMEVVLLEKAPKIAVYTPPNKQPWDDAVTLVLTYAEIPYKTLWDKEVLQGGLSSYDWLHLHHEDFTGQYGKFYATYHNAVWYRKQQLLYEQIAHRLGFKKVSKLKLAVALAIKDYVARGGFLFAMCSATDSYDIELAAQNTDICESVFDGDPVDPEWKSKLDFSQCLAFKNFTLYTDPSVYEFSDIDTSPSGRISPLSGRDNYFTLFEFSAKFDPVPTMLTQDHVSVIHNFMGQTTGFHADKIKNSVVIMARREDTDEVKYIHGNLGKGSFTFLGGHDPEDYEHYVGDPPTDLELHKNSPGYRLILNNILFPAAKKKKQKT; translated from the coding sequence ATGAAGTATTTAACAAAAATTTTCATACTCATTTTGTTATCAGCAGAAATCCTTTTTGCACAAAAGCTTCTTATTCCCATGGATCTCTCCCAGACAGATCATCTTAAAAGTTACGGAGTTGCATACAGTGCTCTGTCACAGGAAATCAATGTGGAATGGCTTTTAAATTTCCGCGGCGGCTCTTTCTTATTAGATGCTAATAATGATATAATCCGGGAATGCAGAATAAAAGGCGTAAGGTATGAAATAAAATCTTTACAGGAAGCAGCAGAAATTTATTCCAAAATTAAGAAGAGCAACATGGAAGTTGTACTTCTCGAAAAAGCCCCTAAAATTGCAGTTTATACACCGCCCAACAAACAGCCGTGGGATGATGCGGTTACTCTTGTTCTGACCTATGCTGAAATTCCTTATAAAACTTTATGGGATAAGGAGGTTCTGCAGGGAGGCCTCTCCTCTTATGACTGGCTCCATCTTCACCACGAGGACTTTACAGGCCAGTACGGAAAATTCTATGCGACATATCACAATGCCGTATGGTACAGGAAACAGCAGCTTCTTTACGAGCAGATTGCCCACAGGCTGGGTTTTAAAAAGGTATCAAAGCTTAAACTTGCAGTTGCTTTGGCAATTAAAGACTATGTTGCAAGGGGCGGGTTTCTCTTTGCAATGTGCTCTGCAACAGATTCTTATGACATAGAACTTGCAGCTCAGAATACTGATATCTGCGAATCAGTGTTTGACGGAGACCCTGTGGATCCTGAATGGAAAAGCAAACTGGATTTCTCACAATGTCTTGCATTTAAAAATTTCACTTTGTACACTGATCCTTCTGTCTACGAATTTTCAGATATTGACACATCTCCGTCCGGCAGAATATCTCCTTTGTCAGGCAGAGACAACTACTTTACCCTCTTTGAATTTTCTGCTAAATTTGATCCTGTACCCACTATGCTCACTCAGGATCATGTATCTGTGATTCATAATTTTATGGGACAGACAACAGGTTTTCACGCTGATAAGATTAAAAATTCTGTTGTAATCATGGCAAGAAGGGAAGATACTGACGAAGTCAAATACATCCACGGGAATCTCGGCAAAGGCTCGTTTACATTCCTCGGAGGGCACGATCCTGAAGAT